In the Treponema maltophilum ATCC 51939 genome, TGCTTTTACCGAAAGTTTGGTCGGTACGGTAATTAAAACCTTAATGTACATATCGCCGTTGCGGCCGCTGGTGCCGTAGGGTACGCCTTCGCCGCGCAAGCGCAAAAGCTTTCCGTGCTGTGTGCCGGCGGGAATCCGCATTTTGATTTTTTTATCGTCCAAAGACGTTACGGTAATTTCCGAACCCAAGGCGGCCTGCGTCATCGAAACGGGAATCGCGCAGTACAAGTCCTGTCCGTTGCGCTCAAAATAGCGGTGAGGCGCTACATGGAGAATAATCACCAAATCGCCTGCAGGACCTCCGTTTCGCCCGGCGTCTCCTTGGTTGGGAACGGTTATGCGCTTGCCGTTGTCGACTCCGGGAGGAATCGTAACGACGATTTTTTTGCGTTTTTTTTGCAAGCCGGAACCGCCGCAAACCTTGCAGGGGTTGTCGACGACCGTTCCCTCGCCCTGACAGGTCGGGCATGTTTGCGCCACGCTGAAAAATCCCGCGCTGCGCCGGATCTGCCCCGCACCGCCGCACGACGGGCAGGTTTTGCGTTTTGAACCTTCGGCACCGCCGGTTCCCCGGCAGCTT is a window encoding:
- the dnaJ gene encoding molecular chaperone DnaJ; the protein is MAKRDYYEVLGVQKGATKEEIKKGYRKLAVMYHPDKNPGNKEAEDKFKEATEAYEVLSDDQKRQIYDQYGFAGLEGMAGGSGGNQGYSHAFHDFEDLFGGFGDVFENLFGGGASSSRRRSGGPDHGASLRYDLEISFKDAVFGTKAEISFQHNEACESCRGTGGAEGSKRKTCPSCGGAGQIRRSAGFFSVAQTCPTCQGEGTVVDNPCKVCGGSGLQKKRKKIVVTIPPGVDNGKRITVPNQGDAGRNGGPAGDLVIILHVAPHRYFERNGQDLYCAIPVSMTQAALGSEITVTSLDDKKIKMRIPAGTQHGKLLRLRGEGVPYGTSGRNGDMYIKVLITVPTKLSVKAKQLLEEVAAIQGEDANPKPVAISDLGN